The following proteins are co-located in the Triplophysa dalaica isolate WHDGS20190420 chromosome 2, ASM1584641v1, whole genome shotgun sequence genome:
- the LOC130413030 gene encoding uncharacterized protein LOC130413030, whose product MKVRPGDNITLICDRPLTHGSTIVWIRNCSHEHQPPLVLDHKIMYEEDSPHFSFRRNPNIDSLDLHINNVTASDLGLYYCAEIIRKANYDENSSTYRTEFYYYGKQTTRLSFPGTASSEPSSTLSTPPVSDCFLCWTLLFSLCPVCVLFFLICVYCLCKKKTTDRGTDQKDKIRSRDSPEGDDVCYASLDVTTRPKRLEKKQPQNSDSITYAPVRTETVQNFG is encoded by the exons ATGAAGGTCAGACCAGGAGACAACATCACTCTCATCTGTGACCGTCCTTTAACTCATGGTTCCACCATTGTATGGATAAGAAACTGCTCTCATGAACATCAACCCCCTCTTGTATTAGATCATAAGATAATGTATGAAGAAGACTCCCCACATTTTAGCTTTCGTCGAAACCCCAACATTGATTCTTTAGATCTACACATTAATAACGTTACAGCTTCTGACCTTGGACTGTACTACTGTGCTGAGATCATAAGAAAGGCAAATTATGATGAAAATAGTAGTACGTACAGAACAGAATTTTACTATTatggaaaacaaacaacacgACTCTCCTTCCCTG GGACTGCCAGTTccgaaccctccagcaccctctCAACCCCTCCAGTATCAGATTGTTTTCTCTGCTGGACGCTGCTCTTCAGTTTATGtcctgtgtgtgttctctttTTCCTCATTTGTGTGTACTGCCTCTGTAAGAAGAAAACTACAG ACCGTGGGACCGATCAGAAAGACAAGATAAGAAGTAGAGACTCTCCTGAG GgtgatgatgtgtgttatgCATCCTTGGATGTAACAACCAGACCGAAGCGACTCGAGAAGAAGCAACCACAGAATTCTGACAGTATTACTTATGCTCCGGTCAGAACAGAGACTGTACAAAACTTTGGATGA